The following are from one region of the Magnetococcales bacterium genome:
- a CDS encoding glycosyltransferase family 2 protein — MKNAKSLTIVVPCYNEAKTLVSLVGRVLTAETLGLQREIIIVDDGSRDNSRELAQDLARQHPDTIRLVVQPVNQGKGAALRAGFQAATGDLVLVQDADLEYDPCEYPRLLKPILDGVADVVYGSRFRGGDAGRVLYFWHSVGNRFLTLLSNIFTNLNLTDMETCFKVFRREVLAAIQIEENRFGFEPEITAKVARLGSAIRIYEVGISYHGRSYADGKKITWRDGFWAIYCILRYNLSR, encoded by the coding sequence ATGAAAAATGCCAAAAGCCTGACCATCGTCGTCCCCTGCTACAACGAGGCCAAAACCCTGGTCTCTCTGGTCGGGCGGGTGCTGACAGCCGAAACACTTGGCTTGCAAAGGGAAATCATTATCGTTGATGACGGCTCCCGGGACAACTCCCGGGAATTGGCCCAGGATCTGGCCCGGCAACATCCAGATACCATCCGCCTGGTCGTGCAACCCGTCAACCAGGGAAAAGGAGCGGCCTTGCGGGCCGGCTTTCAGGCGGCAACCGGGGATCTGGTCCTGGTACAGGATGCCGATCTGGAGTACGACCCGTGCGAGTACCCGCGCCTGTTGAAACCGATTCTGGACGGGGTGGCTGATGTGGTGTACGGCTCCCGTTTCCGCGGTGGGGATGCCGGGCGGGTTCTCTATTTCTGGCACTCTGTCGGCAACCGTTTTCTCACCCTGCTTTCCAACATTTTCACCAACCTGAACCTGACGGACATGGAGACCTGTTTCAAGGTGTTCCGCCGTGAGGTCCTGGCCGCCATCCAGATTGAGGAAAACCGTTTTGGTTTTGAACCGGAAATCACGGCCAAGGTGGCCAGGTTGGGCAGTGCCATCCGCATCTACGAGGTGGGCATCAGCTACCATGGACGATCCTATGCTGACGGCAAAAAGATCACCTGGCGGGATGGATTCTGGGCCATCTATTGCATCTTGCGCTACAACTTATCACGCTGA